A single region of the Balaenoptera ricei isolate mBalRic1 chromosome 12, mBalRic1.hap2, whole genome shotgun sequence genome encodes:
- the LOC132376363 gene encoding LOW QUALITY PROTEIN: meiosis-specific coiled-coil domain-containing protein MEIOC-like (The sequence of the model RefSeq protein was modified relative to this genomic sequence to represent the inferred CDS: inserted 4 bases in 2 codons) — translation MEVNGGDAHPPSYLSGLREGPEVTGGDGPVALRGGANRCRNLGADSSSRLTXVFNSVMLTGSSSFYDCYKSXRIQTERNDYGSETDLYGLVCNILEEQDKSQPYFTEGTCFSNLKSVWPVNTSRFADHHDLLTESKRPIDTAISQQAFYTGESVSAVEKQYLRNSNLIPQQKIDELYHGFTGLDLEEQWMYPSRSDHSNCYSIQTNDTAKMTFQEYLSIKKCFTPYTGLSDIMKESGVDTYSYGREKICAKGLEAPLQQKRAEMFLSQFNRYNENADYCRYPEYAHPNKAKLNKCSNFSVQDSKKLASGTPETPTVEADTYTKLFQVKPANQKKMEETIPDQQNFTFPKTIPHLTEKQFSKEAFTADFGLKSEYGLKPHTACPANNDFANVTEKQQFTKPDPPNSEYFRSMNLLANSAASSGSINLNRPTWMNVQTKNNTRIPYRNQGNLMKLNTHLSAASKGFNHSSDFPQLSSTNLTANSNLFQKYCQENPSAFSSCDFGYNGAERIQSVSHMEGLTKTGEENLFESVTDKKIKQPNGFCDNYSAQQYGIIENVNKYNFQAMPQSGHYDPEEGPKHLDSLSQNTYQDLLELQAHFNSHRQGSGDNNINSRVNHTQVSCFSNNYMMGDFRHNQSFQQLGSNGFPLRSTHPFGHSVVPLLDSYDLCSYDDLSHLYPYFNDMMYGDNSFSGFVPTFGFQRPIKTRSGPASELHIRLEGCYEQWRALEKERKKTELALTKNYPGKKVSSTNNTPIPRLTSNPSRVDRLIVDELREQARVVTLLGKMERLRSSPLHASISTALDRHLESIHIVQSRRKDEIVNASNRQRQGAPRCQDDRDVFALASAIKEMCVATRKARTTLWCALQMTLPKPASTAGQTDVEKALQDIVNCEDKVHESLNSSNPVNRRGEANKH, via the exons ATGGAGGTGAACGGCGGAGACGCCCATCCGCCCTCTTACCTCTCAGGCCTGAGGGAGGGACCTGAGGTAACCGGCGGGGACGGTCCGG TCGCGTTACGTGGAGGTGCGAATCGCTGCAGGAACCTCGGTGCCGACTCCAGCAGTCGGCTAAC TGTCTTCAACAGCGTGATGTTGACTGGCTCCTCTTCCTTCTATGATTGCTACAAATC CAGGATTCAAACAGAAAGAAATGACTATGGTAGTGAAACAGACTTATATGGACTTGTGTGTAACATTTTGGAAGAGCAAGATAAATCACAGCCATATTTCACTGAGGGGACCTGCTTCTCCAATTTAAAGTCAGTTTGGCCAGTGAACACAAGCAGATTTGCAGATCACCATGACCTCTTAACAGAAAGCAAAAGGCCAATAGATACAGCCATCTCTCAGCAAGCTTTTTATACTGGTGAATCTGTGTCAGCAGTGGAAAAACAGTACCTGCGTAATAGTAATCTGATACCACAACAAAAAATAGATGAACTTTATCATGGATTTACTGGTTTAGACCTTGAAGAACAATGGATGTACCCCTCACGAAGTGATCATTCTAACTGTTACAGTATTCAGACAAATGATACAGCTAAGATGACATTTCAAGAATATCTATCTATCAAAAAATGTTTTACACCATACACTGGTCTGTCTGACATCATGAAAGAATCAGGAGTTGATACTTATTCTtatggaagagagaaaatatgtGCTAAAGGTCTTGAAGCACCATTACAGCAAAAGAGGGCAGAGATGTTTCTTTCCCAATTTAATAGATACAATGAAAATGCAGATTATTGTAGATACCCAGAATATGCTCATCCTAATAAGGCTAAGCTGAATAAGTGTTCAAATTTTAGTGTCCAAGATAGTAAAAAATTAGCCAGTGGCACACCTGAAACACCAACTGTAGAAGCAGACACCTACACAAAGTTATTTCAGGTTAAACcagcaaatcagaaaaaaatggaggagaCAATACCTGACCAGCAGAATTTCACATTTCCAAAAACTATACCACATCTGACAGAAAAACAGTTTTCAAAGGAAGCATTTACTGCTGATTTTGGCTTAAAATCAGAATATGGACTAAAACCTCACACAGCTTGTCCAGCTAATAATGATTTTGCTAATGTCACAGAAAAGCAACAGTTTACTAAACCTGACCCCCCAAATTCTGAGTATTTTAGGTCAATGAATTTACTAGCAAACTCAGCAGCATCTTCAGGCAGTATCAACTTAAACAGACCAACTTGGATGAATgtccaaacaaaaaataacactcGTATTCCTTATCGAAATCAAGGTAACTTGATGAAATTAAATACTCATTTAAGTGCAGCTTCAAAAGGTTTTAACCATTCTTCAGATTTCCCGCAACTATCATCTACAAATTTAACAGCAAATAGCAATTTATTTCAGAAGTATTGCCAAGAAAACCCTTCAGCATTttctagttgtgattttggttaCAATGGTGCAGAAAGAATTCAATCTGTCAGTCACATGGAAGGACTGACAAAGACTGGAGAAGAAAATCTCTTTGAATCTGTTactgataaaaaaataaagcagccaAATGGATTTTGTGATAACTATTCAGCTCAGCAGTATGGGATcattgaaaatgtaaataaatataattttcaagcTATGCCCCAGAGTGGCCATTATGACCCTGAGGAAGGGCCAAAGCATTTAGATAGCTTATCTCAAAATACATATCAAGATCTGTTGGAGTTACAGGCTCATTTTAATAGCCACAGACAGGGAAGTGGAGACAACAATATTAATAGCCGTGTGAATCACACACAGGTGTCATGCTTTTCTAATAATTATATGATGGGAGATTTCAGGCATAATCAGAGTTTTCAACAACTTGGTTCAAATGGGTTTCCCCTAAGATCCACGCACCCGTTTGGCCATTCAGTTGTTCCACTGTTGGATTCCTATGATTTGTGTTCTTATGATGACTTAAGCCATTTATACCCGTATTTTAATGATATGATGTATGGTGATAATTCCTTTTCTGGTTTCGTGCCAACTTTTGGATTTCAAAGACCAATTAAAACCCGTAGTGGACCAGCCAGTGAACTTCATATTCGTCTAGAAGGGTGCTATGAACAATGGAGAGCattagaaaaggagagaaaaaagactgaattgGCCCTTACCAAAAATTATCCAGGGAAAAAGGTATCGAGTACTAATAATACTCCAATTCCAAGGCTGACCTCCAACCCATCTAGAGTTGATCGCTTAATTGTGGATGAACTTCGAGAACAAGCCAGAGTTGTGACTTTACTGGGCAAAATGGAACGGCTTCGAAGCTCTCCCCTTCATGCCAGTATCTCTACAGCTCTTGATAGACACTTGGAGTCCATTCACATTGTACAGTCACGTAGAAAGGACGAAATTGTTAATGCTTCAAATCGGCAAAGGCAAGGTGCTCCTAGATGCCAAGATGACAGAGATGTTTTTGCCCTTGCTTCAGCAATTAAAGAGATGTGTGTGGCTACTCGGAAAGCACGCACTACCCTGTGGTGTGCGCTGCAGATGACCTTGCCAAAACCAGCCAGTACAGCTGGCCAAACAGATGTGGAAAAGGCTTTACAAGATATAGTGAACTGTGAAGATAAAGTCCATGAAAGCCTAAATAGTAGCAATCCAGTGAACCGGAGAGGTGAAGCAAACAAACATTAA